One genomic region from Haloprofundus salinisoli encodes:
- a CDS encoding inositol monophosphatase family protein, translating into MDDADVEELAAVAERAVRAAGEFLRDEFRDGTVEGEYGVDDVKAAADRAAEERVVSVIRDSFPDHALHAEETGRSGSGRYEWVVDPLDGTNNFAAGLPMFASAVAVVDDGVPVVSAIYEPLPESLYLARRGRGATVNGEPIHSVRSDLPLEHGTVSFVLGLPAVRDADRREKGREMVDALDGVCKRVLETWSPCVDWGLLATGRIEGLVSFYPDVYEQHAGSLLAAEAGVESVESEGTYVAAGDRATLEALVGALPAAVRPKLE; encoded by the coding sequence ATGGACGATGCCGACGTCGAGGAGTTGGCCGCGGTGGCCGAGCGGGCGGTACGCGCCGCCGGGGAGTTTCTCCGCGACGAGTTCCGAGACGGGACCGTCGAGGGCGAGTACGGTGTCGACGACGTGAAGGCGGCCGCCGACCGCGCCGCCGAGGAGCGAGTCGTCTCCGTAATCCGCGATTCGTTCCCCGACCACGCCCTCCACGCCGAGGAGACCGGGCGTTCCGGGTCGGGCCGCTACGAGTGGGTCGTCGACCCGTTGGACGGGACGAACAACTTCGCCGCCGGACTGCCGATGTTCGCCTCCGCCGTCGCCGTCGTCGACGACGGGGTGCCCGTCGTCTCGGCGATCTACGAACCGCTGCCCGAGTCGCTGTATCTCGCCCGTCGAGGGCGGGGCGCGACGGTGAACGGCGAGCCGATTCACTCCGTGAGAAGCGACCTGCCGCTCGAACACGGCACCGTCTCGTTCGTCCTCGGACTCCCGGCGGTCCGCGACGCCGACCGGCGCGAGAAGGGAAGAGAGATGGTCGACGCCCTCGACGGCGTCTGCAAGCGGGTGCTGGAGACGTGGTCGCCCTGCGTCGACTGGGGTCTGCTGGCGACGGGGCGAATCGAGGGACTCGTCTCGTTCTATCCGGACGTGTACGAACAGCACGCGGGGTCGCTGCTGGCGGCCGAAGCGGGCGTCGAGTCGGTCGAATCCGAGGGCACGTACGTCGCGGCGGGCGACCGGGCGACGCTCGAAGCGCTCGTCGGGGCGCTCCCGGCGGCGGTGCGACCGAAACTGGAGTAA
- a CDS encoding PH domain-containing protein, protein MKLSPLSIPYRVAQKAGSLLFSLVILLLTGATGLQQVFGAGGLLVALGLLSAVVFALVGYEVAYYRRYEYELTVDTFDIRSGVFSRRTREIPLARIQNVDIRRNVFQRFLDIAAVDFETAGGSETEAAIRYVSFAEAKRLQRDIGRRKRGETGDADESLTDETDLLFALSDRELALIGLLSFDLRVPGIVAFVASSSVPILSSLLPSLPELTVLAVGGLLLALGILLFSWVVGVVVAVLNYYGFRLSRTSDELRYERGLVQRYDGSIPFDKVQTLTVEDNPLKRRFGYATLVIETAGYAPGQGGSYGSEAAVPLARVDRVLALARDIDEFGEFDFRRPPKRIRRRYVGRYLIALGIVLAVLYGVNSALGGNYPWYAPAVVLPLIPVAAHYKWKHRGYWLDDRHVVTRNGFWNRQTRVVPYHRVQTILDTRTVFQRRWRVATVTVDTAGSRSLAARDAAAVDIDREEATRLRSTLENRLQEALAARRRRARENESVGVGPDDVGPSDGNASDRSAEAGRSEEADASGES, encoded by the coding sequence ATGAAGCTCTCGCCGCTGTCGATACCGTACCGCGTCGCCCAGAAGGCCGGGAGCCTCTTGTTCTCGCTGGTCATCCTCCTGCTGACGGGCGCGACGGGACTTCAACAGGTGTTCGGCGCGGGGGGCCTCCTCGTCGCGCTCGGTCTGCTCTCGGCGGTCGTCTTCGCGCTCGTCGGCTACGAGGTGGCGTACTACAGGCGCTACGAGTACGAACTCACCGTCGACACGTTCGACATCCGGTCGGGGGTGTTCTCCCGACGGACCCGCGAGATTCCGCTCGCCCGGATTCAGAACGTCGACATCCGCCGAAACGTCTTTCAGCGGTTTCTCGACATCGCGGCGGTCGACTTCGAGACCGCGGGCGGCAGCGAGACGGAGGCGGCGATTCGGTACGTCAGTTTCGCGGAGGCCAAGCGCCTCCAGCGCGATATCGGCCGCCGGAAGCGGGGCGAGACCGGCGACGCCGACGAGTCGCTGACCGACGAGACCGACCTGCTGTTCGCGCTCTCGGACCGCGAACTGGCGCTGATCGGCCTGCTCTCGTTCGACCTCCGGGTTCCGGGTATCGTCGCGTTCGTCGCCTCCAGCTCGGTGCCGATTCTCTCCTCGTTGCTCCCGTCGCTGCCGGAACTCACCGTTCTCGCCGTCGGCGGACTGCTGTTGGCTCTCGGCATCCTGCTGTTCTCGTGGGTCGTCGGCGTCGTCGTCGCGGTGTTGAACTACTACGGCTTTCGGCTCTCGCGGACGAGCGACGAGCTCCGGTACGAACGCGGTCTCGTCCAGCGCTACGACGGGTCGATTCCGTTCGACAAGGTGCAGACGCTCACCGTCGAGGACAACCCCCTGAAGCGGCGGTTCGGCTACGCGACGCTCGTCATCGAGACGGCCGGCTACGCGCCGGGACAGGGCGGCAGTTACGGTTCGGAGGCGGCGGTGCCTCTGGCGCGCGTCGACCGAGTGCTGGCGCTGGCCCGTGACATCGACGAGTTCGGCGAGTTCGACTTTCGGCGACCCCCGAAACGCATCCGCCGGCGCTACGTCGGCCGGTATCTCATCGCCCTCGGAATCGTCCTCGCCGTCCTCTACGGCGTAAACTCCGCGCTCGGCGGAAACTACCCGTGGTACGCGCCCGCCGTCGTCCTGCCCCTGATTCCGGTCGCCGCCCACTACAAGTGGAAACACCGCGGCTACTGGCTGGACGACCGCCACGTCGTCACGCGAAACGGCTTCTGGAACCGGCAGACGCGAGTCGTCCCCTACCACCGCGTCCAGACGATACTCGACACGCGGACCGTCTTCCAGCGCCGCTGGCGCGTCGCCACCGTCACCGTCGACACCGCAGGGTCGCGGTCGCTCGCCGCCCGCGACGCGGCCGCCGTCGACATCGACCGGGAGGAGGCGACTCGGCTCCGTTCGACGCTCGAAAACCGGCTCCAAGAGGCGCTCGCGGCGCGACGACGCCGGGCGAGAGAGAACGAGTCGGTCGGAGTCGGCCCCGACGACGTCGGTCCGTCCGACGGGAACGCGTCAGACCGCTCCGCCGAGGCGGGCCGGTCCGAGGAGGCGGACGCTTCGGGCGAATCGTAG
- a CDS encoding DEAD/DEAH box helicase has protein sequence MRVRDLPLADELVDHYEAQGIDELYPPQAAAVEAGVCNGGGVVAAIPTASGKTFIAELAMLTADGPGLYVVPLRALAREKYEAFAELPGIEAGISTGDFDSPGEELADYDVVVATSEKVDSAIRNGASWVEQLACVVVDEVHLLGAEGRGPTLEVTLATLQRRAPGLQIVALSATVANPEDIADWLDAELVRNRWRPIDLRTGVYSEQRVNFDDGTSLSVDCDSGELPPSADADTEATAALVAHAVDNGGQALAFVRSRREAESLARRLAQDGLGSASGVADAVLDAGATETGERLADALESGVAFHHAGLRSDHRVAVENGFRSREISVICATPTLAAGVNVPARRVVIRDQKRYTGSEMAWLPVLEVHQMCGRAGRPHLDPYGEAVLVGDENTREELQTRYVEAEAEAVESKLADREALRTHVLSVVASEFADSRESILDLLGATFYAHQTPDMDLSDVVDAVIADLVSMEMITDGETLSATELGAQVSRQYLSPETGARIVSGLRTAAEMETTTELTALEIVCDTPDMHGTYLGNRERAAMYQYATKHAAEFTTKMGETENFERWLEAVKTARILHDWTEDVSARDIVDAYRIGPGDLESRVERAEWLLGGADALAGVVGVSMPELSSVRARL, from the coding sequence ATGCGAGTCCGGGACCTGCCGCTTGCCGACGAGTTGGTCGACCACTACGAAGCGCAGGGTATCGACGAACTCTACCCGCCGCAAGCGGCGGCCGTCGAGGCGGGCGTCTGTAACGGCGGCGGCGTCGTCGCCGCGATTCCCACGGCATCGGGAAAGACGTTCATCGCCGAACTGGCGATGCTCACCGCCGACGGGCCCGGACTCTACGTCGTCCCGCTGCGGGCGCTGGCCCGCGAGAAGTACGAGGCGTTCGCCGAACTGCCCGGTATCGAGGCGGGCATCTCCACCGGCGACTTCGACTCGCCCGGCGAGGAACTCGCCGACTACGACGTCGTCGTCGCTACGAGCGAGAAAGTCGACTCCGCCATCCGAAACGGCGCGTCGTGGGTCGAACAGCTCGCCTGCGTCGTCGTCGACGAGGTCCACCTGCTCGGCGCGGAGGGCCGCGGTCCGACGCTCGAAGTGACCCTCGCAACGCTCCAACGCCGCGCGCCCGGCCTGCAGATCGTCGCGCTCTCGGCCACCGTCGCCAACCCCGAGGATATCGCCGATTGGCTGGACGCCGAACTCGTCCGGAACCGCTGGCGGCCAATCGACCTCCGGACGGGCGTCTACAGCGAGCAGCGAGTGAACTTCGACGACGGAACGAGCCTCTCCGTCGACTGCGATTCCGGCGAACTGCCGCCGAGCGCCGACGCCGACACCGAAGCCACCGCGGCGCTCGTCGCCCACGCCGTCGATAACGGCGGTCAGGCCCTGGCGTTCGTCCGGTCGCGCCGCGAGGCCGAATCGCTCGCGCGGCGACTCGCCCAGGACGGGCTCGGGTCGGCCTCCGGCGTCGCCGACGCCGTCCTCGACGCGGGCGCGACGGAGACGGGCGAGCGACTCGCCGACGCGCTCGAATCCGGCGTCGCGTTCCACCACGCGGGGTTGCGGAGCGACCACCGCGTCGCCGTCGAGAACGGCTTCCGGAGCCGCGAAATCTCGGTCATCTGCGCGACGCCGACGCTCGCCGCGGGGGTGAACGTCCCCGCCCGGCGCGTCGTCATCCGCGACCAGAAGCGCTACACGGGCTCGGAGATGGCGTGGCTGCCGGTGCTCGAAGTCCATCAGATGTGCGGCCGGGCGGGCCGCCCGCATCTGGACCCCTACGGCGAGGCGGTGCTCGTGGGCGACGAGAACACGCGCGAGGAACTCCAGACGCGGTACGTCGAGGCCGAGGCCGAGGCGGTGGAGTCGAAACTCGCCGACCGCGAGGCGCTGCGGACGCACGTTCTCTCCGTCGTCGCCTCCGAGTTCGCCGACTCCCGCGAGAGCATCCTCGACCTCCTGGGCGCGACCTTCTACGCCCACCAGACGCCCGACATGGACCTCTCGGACGTCGTCGACGCGGTCATCGCCGACCTCGTGTCGATGGAGATGATAACGGACGGCGAGACGCTGTCGGCGACGGAACTCGGCGCGCAGGTGTCGCGGCAGTATCTCTCGCCGGAGACCGGCGCGCGGATCGTCTCCGGCCTTCGCACCGCCGCCGAGATGGAGACGACGACTGAACTGACGGCGCTCGAAATCGTCTGCGACACGCCCGATATGCACGGGACGTACCTCGGCAACCGCGAGCGGGCGGCGATGTACCAGTACGCGACGAAACACGCCGCCGAGTTCACGACGAAGATGGGCGAAACCGAGAACTTCGAGCGGTGGCTGGAGGCGGTGAAGACCGCGCGAATCCTCCACGACTGGACCGAAGACGTGTCCGCCCGCGACATCGTCGACGCCTACCGCATCGGCCCCGGTGACCTCGAATCGCGTGTCGAACGCGCCGAGTGGCTGCTCGGCGGCGCGGACGCGCTCGCCGGCGTCGTCGGTGTCTCGATGCCCGAACTCTCCTCGGTGCGGGCGCGGTTGTAG
- a CDS encoding PH domain-containing protein, which yields MMRLHPRVRLLWSLRAVVVAAVVAALAAALDRFVFEQGLWLSVAVFLLVLLFGVAVAILRYRYWRYEVREDSLYLERGVFTRVRTVVPFVRIQHVDSSRSPVERLAGLSTTVVYTAGSRGADVTIPGLSASGSDDLQERIKRLAIRAEGDDAV from the coding sequence ATGATGCGACTGCATCCCCGCGTCCGACTGCTGTGGTCGCTGCGGGCGGTCGTCGTCGCCGCCGTCGTCGCCGCGCTCGCCGCCGCGCTCGATCGCTTCGTCTTCGAGCAGGGTCTCTGGCTTTCGGTCGCGGTGTTTCTTCTCGTACTCCTGTTCGGCGTCGCCGTCGCTATCCTCCGGTATCGCTACTGGCGGTACGAGGTCCGCGAGGATTCGCTGTATCTGGAGCGCGGGGTGTTCACCCGCGTCCGAACGGTGGTTCCGTTCGTCCGCATCCAGCACGTCGACTCCTCGCGGTCGCCCGTCGAGCGACTCGCCGGACTGTCGACGACCGTCGTCTACACCGCCGGCTCGCGCGGCGCGGACGTCACTATCCCCGGCCTCTCGGCGTCGGGCTCGGACGACCTCCAAGAGCGCATCAAGCGACTGGCCATCCGCGCCGAGGGTGACGACGCGGTATGA
- a CDS encoding DUF4349 domain-containing protein, giving the protein MRISSRTVATLAVALLLVTAGCAGSGNGGSEDGGYFAGQSTDLSTNGGSGGSATDAAAEGETANVDSSAQFSQRRELIRIGELRMQVDDFERARDNLTEAVEARGGYVSDTSVSNRGEGNETWSQGRIVLRVPQENYTSMLDAAKSEGEVQFEETKTEDVTDQIVDLEARLENLRAERDRLRELYQQANETRDVLAVQRELSDVQSEIERLEGRLQSLEQRVAYSTLTISVEEPRPEGLYDRAEWYDTGVLAAFLESVSGVGVTLRALVVGLAYAAPYLVVFGLPVVGAAVLLHRRVRG; this is encoded by the coding sequence ATGCGTATCAGTTCACGAACGGTTGCGACGCTGGCGGTCGCCCTCCTGTTGGTGACGGCGGGCTGTGCCGGCAGCGGTAACGGCGGAAGCGAGGATGGCGGATACTTCGCCGGACAGAGTACGGACCTGTCCACCAACGGGGGCTCCGGCGGTTCGGCGACCGACGCGGCCGCCGAAGGCGAGACGGCGAACGTCGACAGTAGCGCACAGTTCTCACAGCGGCGCGAACTGATCCGCATCGGCGAGCTGCGGATGCAGGTCGACGACTTCGAGCGCGCCCGCGACAACCTGACCGAGGCCGTCGAAGCGCGCGGCGGCTACGTCAGCGACACGAGCGTTTCGAACCGCGGCGAGGGTAACGAGACGTGGTCACAGGGCCGCATCGTCCTGCGCGTCCCGCAGGAGAACTACACCTCGATGCTCGACGCCGCCAAGAGTGAGGGAGAGGTGCAGTTCGAGGAGACGAAGACGGAGGACGTGACCGACCAGATCGTCGATCTCGAGGCCCGACTGGAGAACCTCCGCGCCGAGCGCGACCGGTTGCGTGAGCTGTACCAACAGGCCAACGAGACGCGAGACGTGCTGGCCGTCCAGCGCGAGCTGTCGGACGTGCAGTCCGAAATCGAGCGACTCGAAGGCCGACTCCAGTCGCTCGAACAGCGGGTGGCGTACTCCACGCTCACGATTTCCGTCGAAGAACCGCGACCCGAGGGCCTCTACGACCGCGCCGAGTGGTACGACACCGGCGTGCTGGCGGCGTTTCTCGAATCCGTCAGCGGCGTCGGCGTCACGCTCCGAGCGCTCGTCGTCGGCCTCGCGTACGCCGCGCCGTATCTGGTCGTCTTCGGGCTGCCGGTCGTCGGTGCGGCGGTCCTCTTGCACCGTCGAGTCCGCGGCTGA
- a CDS encoding DUF7260 family protein: MTERAPRLDAVGHTVRDGRQVVRKERRRTVDEREAFRAFGDQLAQIQPASAGRAVPATVRGTSVGEGGPNATRRVLNAYQQTVMAVPHYESEYGDTVGRSIVEEFGTGVGGALVSADGLTPELQRVVAEAAKEAAADRESFVALLDEEADSLTTVLDGIDTVTERLRSLDDRPLPERSFDDLCDLRARVSALERRVESLHAERQARIRSHRQRLGITDVDLPTFLYQDRPYTYPALSSAATLLETVERARRRVERQLSATA; the protein is encoded by the coding sequence ATGACCGAGCGGGCCCCGAGGCTCGACGCCGTCGGGCACACGGTTCGAGATGGCCGTCAGGTCGTTCGTAAAGAGCGCCGTCGGACCGTCGACGAGCGCGAGGCGTTCCGCGCGTTCGGCGATCAACTGGCACAGATACAACCGGCGAGCGCCGGTCGCGCGGTTCCGGCGACGGTCAGAGGCACCAGCGTCGGCGAGGGCGGACCGAACGCGACGCGGCGCGTTCTGAACGCGTACCAGCAGACGGTGATGGCGGTCCCGCACTACGAGAGCGAGTACGGCGACACCGTCGGGCGAAGCATCGTCGAGGAGTTCGGCACCGGCGTCGGCGGTGCGTTGGTCTCCGCGGACGGACTGACGCCGGAACTACAGCGCGTCGTCGCCGAGGCGGCGAAGGAGGCGGCGGCCGACCGCGAGTCGTTCGTCGCCCTGCTCGACGAGGAGGCGGACTCGTTGACGACGGTGCTCGACGGTATCGACACCGTCACCGAGCGACTCCGTTCGCTCGACGACCGACCACTCCCCGAGCGGTCGTTCGACGACCTCTGCGACCTCAGAGCGCGGGTTTCGGCGCTCGAACGACGAGTGGAGTCTCTTCACGCCGAGCGCCAGGCGAGGATCCGAAGTCACCGCCAGCGACTCGGTATCACCGACGTCGACCTGCCGACGTTTCTCTACCAGGACCGACCGTACACGTATCCGGCGCTGTCGTCGGCGGCGACGCTCCTGGAGACGGTCGAGCGCGCCCGCCGCCGCGTCGAGCGCCAGTTGAGCGCGACGGCCTGA
- a CDS encoding NADH:flavin oxidoreductase: MPRLEDPLELGGLTVPNRLYRAPLLECAGNGDDAVETLVSDLEPAAASGAGLVCQGATVVRGEGGCAAPGMTRVHDPDFVANLSKLTDAIHAHGGTIAIQLEHGGLRSMETWHAGYRRANPDLQQLAVSRPPWPLRLLDTLGFLNYDAHVLTTDEAYELAADFGRSAAYAVDAGYDAIHLAGANMGIVQQFLSPFYNRRTDEFRDGVRFLELVHDEIRERAGDVPLMTKVPAETEAPPFVHRQPPLASLRSRDSRRRRRLSTTDAVGICERLDAIGYDALVPVNASVFWDMSIVRGEFPTRAWRDERYRDGYAEAFGNRSRAALVALANWVESLAYDFEPVWNAALCRRVRERVDAPVLAEGGIRRREEIDRLLGRDCDMVGLARPFYAEPELPARLLEASPEARVVCESCNNCAVPQATGEPGVCRTPEVLRRAGELRNAGAYERDDRSQGE; encoded by the coding sequence ATGCCGCGCCTGGAAGACCCGCTCGAACTGGGCGGCCTGACCGTTCCGAATCGGCTCTATCGAGCGCCGCTTCTGGAGTGCGCCGGTAACGGCGACGACGCCGTCGAGACGCTCGTCTCCGACCTCGAACCCGCCGCGGCGTCGGGTGCCGGCCTCGTCTGTCAGGGCGCGACCGTCGTCCGCGGCGAGGGCGGCTGCGCCGCGCCGGGGATGACGCGCGTCCACGACCCGGACTTCGTCGCTAACCTTTCGAAGCTCACCGACGCGATTCACGCTCACGGCGGCACCATCGCTATCCAACTGGAACACGGCGGCCTGCGGAGTATGGAGACGTGGCACGCGGGCTACCGTCGCGCGAATCCGGACCTGCAACAGCTCGCCGTCTCACGGCCGCCGTGGCCGCTTCGGCTGCTGGATACGCTTGGCTTTCTCAACTACGACGCGCACGTGCTGACGACCGACGAAGCGTACGAGTTGGCGGCCGACTTCGGCCGGTCGGCGGCGTACGCCGTCGACGCCGGCTACGACGCGATTCACCTCGCCGGAGCGAACATGGGTATCGTCCAGCAGTTCCTCTCGCCGTTCTACAATCGCCGAACCGACGAGTTCCGCGACGGAGTGCGCTTTCTCGAACTCGTCCACGACGAGATTCGCGAGAGGGCGGGCGACGTCCCCCTCATGACGAAGGTACCGGCCGAGACGGAAGCGCCGCCGTTCGTCCACCGCCAGCCACCGCTGGCGAGCCTCCGCTCGCGCGACTCACGGAGACGGCGTCGCCTCTCAACCACCGACGCCGTGGGAATCTGCGAGCGACTCGACGCCATCGGCTACGACGCGCTCGTTCCAGTGAACGCATCGGTGTTCTGGGACATGAGCATCGTCCGCGGCGAGTTTCCGACGCGAGCGTGGCGCGACGAGCGGTATCGGGACGGATACGCCGAGGCGTTCGGGAACCGTTCCCGGGCGGCGCTCGTCGCACTCGCCAACTGGGTGGAGTCGCTCGCGTACGACTTCGAACCGGTGTGGAACGCCGCCCTCTGTCGGAGGGTTCGCGAGCGGGTGGACGCGCCGGTGCTCGCGGAGGGCGGAATTCGCAGACGGGAGGAGATCGACCGCCTGCTGGGCCGCGACTGCGATATGGTCGGACTGGCACGGCCGTTCTACGCCGAACCCGAGTTGCCCGCGCGGTTGCTGGAGGCGTCGCCCGAAGCGCGCGTCGTCTGCGAGAGCTGCAACAACTGCGCGGTGCCGCAGGCGACGGGGGAACCCGGAGTGTGTCGAACGCCCGAAGTACTTCGGCGGGCGGGCGAGTTGCGGAACGCGGGTGCGTACGAGCGAGACGACCGTTCGCAGGGAGAGTGA
- a CDS encoding bifunctional 4-hydroxy-2-oxoglutarate aldolase/2-dehydro-3-deoxy-phosphogluconate aldolase, producing MSSSDRQRNLERIVDSGVVAVMRGADADSLIETAEALERGGVSAIEITADNPGAMEMIRDVSGAFGDEVIVGAGTVLDGATARNALLAGAEFVVGPNFEPTVVETCNRYNAVVAPGIMTPTEAVRAMEAGSDFVKVFPASTLGPGHLKSMKGPLGQIPMMPTGGVDVDNAAEFIDAGAMVVGAGSALVDGDAVAEGDFEAITEQARRFSEVIDEARDS from the coding sequence ATGAGTTCCAGCGACCGACAGCGAAATCTCGAACGCATCGTCGACAGCGGCGTCGTCGCGGTCATGCGCGGCGCGGACGCCGACTCGCTCATCGAAACCGCGGAGGCGCTCGAACGAGGCGGCGTCTCGGCCATCGAGATCACCGCCGACAACCCCGGCGCGATGGAGATGATCCGAGACGTCTCGGGCGCGTTCGGCGACGAAGTCATCGTCGGCGCGGGCACCGTCCTCGACGGCGCGACGGCCAGAAACGCCCTTCTCGCGGGCGCGGAGTTCGTCGTCGGCCCGAACTTCGAACCGACAGTCGTCGAGACGTGCAACCGCTACAACGCCGTCGTCGCGCCGGGTATCATGACGCCCACCGAAGCGGTGCGGGCGATGGAGGCCGGCTCGGACTTCGTGAAGGTGTTCCCGGCGTCGACGCTCGGCCCGGGTCACCTCAAGAGCATGAAGGGGCCGCTCGGCCAGATTCCGATGATGCCGACCGGCGGCGTCGACGTCGACAACGCCGCGGAGTTCATCGACGCGGGTGCGATGGTCGTCGGCGCGGGGTCGGCGCTCGTCGACGGCGACGCCGTCGCCGAGGGCGACTTCGAGGCCATCACCGAGCAGGCGCGCCGCTTCAGCGAAGTCATCGACGAGGCGCGCGACTCGTAA
- a CDS encoding S9 family peptidase, which produces MSEPIPLESFYDFTQISTVFDVSPDGERVAFVTAESDQSEEKRLTSLFVAPTDGSRDPHRLTRLPGGSQPTWSPDGDRLAFVAAREKDTERRIGWQQKEDEEDEADEGDGSNGHGGDDEPKSQVWLFDLSLGGDARQVTDFDEGVREFDWSPDGDRLVVSARDPTEEERKYLDDRRDGGPIETERLQHKADGVGYLDSVTTYLFVVDVESGDSERLDDAYGGGAFEPLSGMNPAWGSTDRIAFTSCRLDSPDDTMVRDVYTVDPDGSGLERWTDSDLAANAPTWSPGGESIAFVGSDPENWYVPTQLFVHDGGEYASQTADFDRTLARGATPQWADDETLYVLVGDEGKTRPVRVGVDGTVERVFAAQGDDRAVKGFDLGGDAAGFLLSHPSEGQDLFALDIADLGAESEPESFARLSRVNGEFTDEYEMPQVRRVTYESDVSERRSDARETEAPGGWDVEGIVYAPPEFDFESPDEHPLVVAIHGGPISYDEPEFRFAHSVFTSRGYVVFRPNYRGGSSYGRQFAETLRGRWGTVEVEDIAAGIEEMVDRGYADPDRVFGHGFSYGGIAQGFLVTQTDLLTAAAPEHGLYDLRSAYGTDDSHIWTENEYGVPWKEGEALDASSSILDIGNLSTPLLVMAGEEDWRCPPSQSEQLYVSAKKQGVDAKFVLYPGEHHNVGDPDRAIHRLEQILEWYERHDPAAESE; this is translated from the coding sequence ATGAGTGAGCCGATCCCGCTCGAATCCTTCTACGATTTCACCCAGATTTCGACGGTGTTCGACGTCTCGCCGGACGGCGAGCGCGTCGCCTTCGTCACCGCCGAATCCGACCAAAGCGAGGAGAAACGACTGACCTCGCTGTTCGTCGCTCCGACCGACGGCAGTCGGGACCCGCACCGCCTGACCCGTCTCCCCGGCGGCAGTCAGCCGACGTGGAGCCCCGACGGCGACCGACTCGCCTTCGTCGCCGCGCGCGAAAAGGACACCGAGCGCCGCATCGGTTGGCAGCAGAAGGAGGACGAGGAAGACGAAGCCGACGAGGGCGACGGGTCCAACGGTCACGGCGGCGACGACGAGCCCAAATCCCAAGTGTGGCTGTTCGACCTCTCGCTCGGCGGCGACGCCCGGCAGGTGACCGACTTCGACGAGGGCGTCCGCGAGTTCGATTGGTCGCCCGACGGCGACCGACTCGTCGTCTCCGCGCGCGATCCCACCGAGGAGGAACGAAAGTACCTCGACGACCGGCGCGACGGCGGGCCCATCGAGACCGAACGTCTCCAGCACAAAGCCGACGGCGTCGGCTATCTCGACTCGGTGACGACGTACCTGTTCGTCGTCGACGTCGAGTCGGGTGACTCCGAGCGACTGGACGACGCCTACGGCGGCGGCGCGTTCGAACCGCTGTCGGGGATGAACCCCGCGTGGGGGTCGACGGACCGAATCGCGTTCACCTCCTGTCGCCTCGACAGTCCCGACGACACGATGGTCCGGGACGTGTACACCGTCGACCCCGACGGAAGCGGCCTCGAACGGTGGACCGATTCGGACCTCGCCGCCAACGCGCCGACGTGGTCGCCCGGCGGCGAATCCATCGCGTTCGTCGGCAGCGACCCCGAGAACTGGTACGTCCCGACCCAGTTGTTCGTCCACGACGGCGGGGAGTACGCGTCGCAGACGGCCGACTTCGACCGAACGCTGGCCCGCGGCGCGACGCCGCAGTGGGCCGACGACGAGACGCTGTACGTCCTCGTCGGCGACGAGGGGAAGACGCGGCCAGTTCGCGTCGGCGTCGACGGAACCGTCGAGCGCGTGTTCGCGGCGCAGGGCGACGACCGGGCGGTGAAAGGGTTCGACCTCGGGGGCGACGCCGCGGGGTTCCTCCTCTCGCATCCGAGCGAGGGTCAAGACCTGTTCGCTCTGGATATCGCAGATCTCGGTGCGGAAAGCGAACCGGAGTCGTTCGCGCGGCTCTCGCGCGTCAACGGCGAGTTCACCGACGAGTACGAGATGCCGCAGGTGCGGCGCGTGACGTACGAATCGGATGTGTCCGAGCGACGCTCGGACGCTCGGGAGACGGAGGCTCCCGGCGGATGGGACGTCGAGGGAATCGTCTACGCGCCGCCCGAGTTCGACTTCGAGAGTCCGGACGAACATCCGCTGGTCGTCGCCATCCACGGCGGCCCCATCTCCTACGACGAACCGGAGTTCCGCTTCGCGCACTCGGTGTTCACCTCCCGCGGCTACGTCGTCTTCCGGCCGAACTACCGCGGCGGGTCGTCGTACGGCCGGCAGTTCGCCGAGACGCTCCGCGGGCGCTGGGGCACCGTCGAAGTCGAGGACATCGCCGCCGGCATCGAGGAGATGGTCGACCGCGGCTACGCCGACCCTGACCGCGTCTTCGGCCACGGCTTCTCCTACGGCGGCATCGCCCAGGGCTTTCTCGTGACGCAGACTGACCTCCTGACCGCCGCCGCGCCCGAACACGGCCTCTACGACCTCCGGTCGGCGTACGGCACCGACGACAGCCACATCTGGACCGAAAACGAGTACGGCGTCCCGTGGAAGGAAGGCGAGGCGCTCGACGCCTCCTCCAGCATCCTCGATATCGGCAACCTCTCGACGCCGCTGCTCGTGATGGCGGGCGAGGAGGACTGGCGCTGTCCGCCGTCGCAGTCCGAGCAGTTGTACGTCAGCGCGAAGAAGCAGGGCGTCGACGCGAAGTTCGTCCTCTATCCGGGCGAACACCACAACGTCGGCGACCCGGACCGCGCCATCCACCGCCTCGAGCAGATTCTGGAGTGGTACGAGCGGCACGACCCGGCGGCGGAGTCCGAGTAG